From Bradyrhizobium sp. sBnM-33:
CTGTCGGCGGCATTGGTCGCCAGCATGAGCGGCGATTCATTCAGCGAGTTTTTCAAGTCGCAGGAATTCGCGAAAAGCATCCCGCTTCTGGTGCTCGTCGGCATCGGCTATCTCGCTTTCGCGCTGGCGATGAATATCGTGATCCGGGTCTACCTGTTGCGTGACCTCTGGGTCAGGGTGCTCGGATCGGTCAATGTCAGCGGTATCGAGGCAGCCGCCAACGTTTCGGCGCGCGGCGGAATGGCCAGCGCGCTCGGCGAAGGATTTGCTGACGGTCTCGATGTCGGCGGCTTCTAGGCTTAAGAGCTCTTATGGCCATGGATAGCGATATGCCAATGTCTGCAAACCCGCTGCTGGGCGGTTCGGTGGCCTATTTCGACGGAACGTCGAGCCGGCGACGGATGGTGACGCTGCGCCTTGCCGACCGGCTCGAAATCAACGAGGGGGAACAAGCGCTGGCGGCGTGGGCCTATGCCGATATCCGTCGCGCCGACAGTCCGGCCGGTATGCTGCGCCTGAGCTGTCTGACCGCGCCTGCACTGGCGCGACTGGAGGTTCGCGACACGGAGCTTGCCAACGAGCTCGTCTCGCGCTGCACCAAAATAGATGACCACATGATCGGCCGCCGCGGCGTTGCCGCCATCGTCGGCTGGTCGCTCGCGGCCGCAGCTTCAATCGTTGCCGTCGTGCTGTTCGGACTTCCGCTCGCGGCCGATCGCCTCACGCCGCTGGTGCCTGAAGCGTTCGAACGGCGGCTCGGCGACGTCGCAGACAGTCAGGTCAAGACGATGTTTGATGCCAAAGTGTGCGATAATGCCGCCGGCCAGAAGGCTTTCGTCAAACTCGTGACCGCGCTTCGGGAATCCGCGGGTCTCGACACGTCGGTGCAGTCGGGCGTGCTGTCGAGTTCGGTTCCGAATGCCTTCGCGCTGCCGGGCGGCAAGGTCTATCTGTTCAACGGATTGTTGGCGAAGGCCGAGAACGCCGATGAGATCGCGGGCGTGCTGGCCCATGAGCTCGGCCATCTCAAGCATCGCGACAGCATGCGCGGGTTGATCCATGATGGCGGCACCTCGTTCCTGATCGGATTGTTGTTCGGCGATATCACGGGCTCCAGCGCGCTGATCTTCGGCTCGCGCACGCTGGTGACGTCGTCGCATTCGCGCGAAGCCGAAAACGACGCCGACAGTTTTGCGATCGAGGTTATGCACCGGCTCGGCCGGCCGGCGAAGCCGACCGGGGAATTGCTACTTCGGGTCACTGGAAAGGAAGGCAAGGGCCTCTCCATCATCTCCACCCATCCCTTGAGCGAGGACCGGCTGGCAAGGATGAGCCGGCAAGACCCGCCGGCCAGCGGGCCGCCGCTGCTGACGAATGAGGAATGGCGATCACTGAAATCGATCTGCGACGGCAAAACCTGACCCGCTCTGGTTACCTACGGGCGCTCTTCCGTGATCTCGCCGCTTCGATCGGTGCGGGCGCTACACCGGCCGGCTTCAAGTCCCATACCGCCTGCATGGCCGAGAAGGCCTGCGAGATCATCGGCTCGTGGCGCCGCGACATCAGACGAAACCGAGGTCGCAGGTCAGCGCCACCTTCTCGGCAATCACGAAATTCCGTTTGCTCGTGACGCGGTCGAGCACGCTGTCGCGGGCGAGGCCGAGGCCATTGCCGCCTTCGACAAGTTCAATCATGGTTTCTTCCTGATCGGCGAAGGCGACGCGCTTCGGCGATGAGCCCATCGGCCGGAACACGTCGTCGAGCAACCTCCGCTGCGCCGAGTCATGTGGCGTTCCGATCCAGGGTAGATCGGCAAGATCGGCCCAGACCTTGCCCAGCACCTTGCTGCTCCATTCGCGTGGGGCGATCACGCGGTAGTCGAAGCGCGTCAGCGCCATGAACTGGAACTTGCCATCGTCGATGGCGCGTTCGGACAGCATCCCTGACGTGAGGAATTCGGCGGGCGTGGCATCGATATAGTATCCGACATCGAGCTCGCCTCTGCCGATCTGCGCCAGTACGTCCTCGGCCATGCCGTAGCGGAGGAAGACTTCGGTCTTTTTCGAGGAGGTGGCGAGGCTTCGCACGAACGGACCGAGCCGGATCGACTCGGGGTCCAAAATCGTGCCGACGCGCAGCGTGCCCCGCAGCGATTCGCGCAACGAATCCGCCGCCGTCCTAAAATCCGCCGAGGCCGATACCGTTCGATGCGCGAGCGGCAGCAGGGCGGCGCCCGCCTCCGTCAGCGTAAAGCCGCCCGGCGTCCGGTTGAAAAGCTGCAGACCAGTGCTCTCCTCCAGGCCCTTCAATTGCAGGCTGACGGCAGGCTGGGTGAGGTGCAGCAACGTGGCCGCACGCGAAACCGTGCCTTCGCGGGCCACGGTGATGAAGCAGCGCAGGGCCTGGATCCGCGGCAGGTCCTTCATTTGAGAGACTTATAGCAAGCGCCCATGACCCCCATTAGACAGGATTTGCTCTTGGAAGTCACAACCTTTCATTGATAAAACTTTGCGTTGTCACTGAAAAAAAGTGGATAGGAGAGGGCCTGGCGGGATGTTCAACCGGCGCGCGAGCGGCTAGCGGAGGTAGCGAAGACTTGGCCGAATCTGCCCTGCGGGCAACTTCCCGATTGCGAGCCAACGGGTCGCGCGAATGCGCGCCCGATGACAGGCTCCGCGAAGCAATCCATCTGTCCGCGCCCGCTGAAACATCGATTGCTTCGTCGCTTTGCTCCTCGCAATGACGGGGTGGGGCCACGGCCCGGACGGGATCCATCACTGCGGCAGGTTATTGACTTTGCGCACCCAGGTGCGCACGTCGGCCAGCACATCCGGCAGCAGCGGCTTGACCTCCTGAACGGTCATGCCGGGCTTGATCCGGGGATCGTAGAGCAGGTTGAGCAGATACTGGTCGTAGACATCGAAATAGCCCATCGACACATTGTCGTTGAACATGGTCCAGGGCACGGTCGAGGTATCGTTGATCGGTCCCAGCGACTGCAGCAATTCCTCATAGGCGCAGTCGAAGAAGACGAAATCGCCATTGTCGACGGTGAGGATCACGTCGGAATGCTCGATTTCGAATTTCTCGTTCTTGCGAAAGCCGGACAGGCATTGCGGGTCGAGCGAAGAGCGAATCTCGCGCGCCCGCTCGCTACCGTAAAAGGTAGCGATCGTGCGCTGGAGATCGCGGTCGCGCACCAGCTTGACCTGCACATTGGCGTCTTCGCTGGTTTCGGCCATCGCGATGTCGAGGTGCTGAACGTGCGCGGCGATATCGGCCACGATCTTCGCAAGCTGCGCCTTGCGGTCGGCGCGCGTGCCGTCGGCAAACACCCGCACCGGCCCGTCATATTTGCGGATGCGGTCGACCCGGCCGGCGAGATGATATTCGGCGCCGAAGGCGATCTTCAGAAAGCCTTCGACGATCTCGCTGTCGGTGAAAATCTTTTTTTCGGCGCGCTGACGCTGCGCGATGGCGGGAATATCGGCGAAGGCCGTGCACGCCACCAACGTTTCGCCGAGCGCTGCGGCGCTCAGGGCAGCCGCTAGCGTCCGTACATACAGGAATCGGCGGGGCGTGCGCATTCAAACAACGCTGCAGCAATTGGCGCGTGCGTGCAAGGCTTGAAAGCCCCGATCACGCGCTTGCGCGCGTGACCGCCCAATTCCGGGATGGCTATAGCCTAATTCCTCACGATAACCGGGGTGCCGATGCGGACGCGGCTATAGAGGTCGGTCACGTCCTCGTTGGTCATGCGGAAGCAGCCGGACGAGACCGCCTGTCCGATCGTCTCGGGCTCGTTGGAGCCGTGGATGCGGTACAGCGTCGATCCCAGATATATCGCCCGCGCGCCGAGCGGGTTGTCGATGCCGCCGACCATGTGGCGCGGCAGGTCGGGCCGGCGCCGCAGCATCTGAACCGGCGGTGTCCAGCTCGGCCATTCCTTCTTCGCAGTGATGCGGTGGGTTCCGCTCCAGCGGAAGCCGTCCCGGCCGACACCGATGCCGTAGCGGATCGCCTGGCCGTTGCCGAGCACGAGATAGAGCCGGCGCTCGGCAGTGTCGATGTAAATGGTGCCGGGGGCAAAATTGCCGGCAAAGTTTACGGTCGTGCGCGGGATCGGGCTCGATCCGCTGGGCATGCCGGGCCGGAAGAAACCGGGGCCGCCGCCCATGATGTCGCGCGTATCTTCAAAGAAAGGTTGGAAGAGATTTTGGGCCTGTGCGTGGCCGGCCCCCGCCAGCATCGCGATCGCCGCAAACAGCAAAGCAAAAGCCCGGAGCATTGTTCTCCCTCGCGAAAGATCTGAATAAGCAGGTCGAGACAGGCCATAATTGCGGCGATCGTGCAAGCAACGAGCCCGTGACCACAGCCATTTTGAAACACCGCGGTTAAAAAAGACAACATGCCCTACGCGATGGCTGCATTGTTCCGCTAAACCTTTGACGAAACGTGCGAACAATGTTTGATCGTCAGCGGCTCTTAAGAACGAAGCGCGAAGGGGAATGAGACCATGAACGGTGCGGAAAGTCTGGTGCGGACATTGGTCGCGGGTGGGGTGGACGTTTGCTTCACCAATCCCGGCACCTCGGAGATGCATTTCGTCGCCGCACTGGATCGGGTCGAGAGGATGCGCTGCGTGCTCGGTCTGTTCGAGGGCGTGGTGACGGGGGCTGCCGACGGCTATTACCGCATGAAGGGCACGCCGGCCTCGACGCTGTTGCATCTCGGGCCCGGCCTCGCCAACGGTCTTGCCAACCTGCACAATGCCAAGAAGGCCAATTCCGGCATCGTCAACATCGTCGGCCAGCACGCGACCTATCACATCGGCTACAACGCCCCCCTAACATCAGATATCGAAGGGCTGGCTCGGCCGATGTCGTCCTGGGTGCGGACCTCGCCGGATGCCAAATCCGTCGCCGCCGATGGCGCCGCCGCGATTGCCGCCGCCAAGAGTTCGCCGCCGCAGATCGCGACCCTGATCCTGCCCGCCGACACCGCCTGGAACGATGCCGACGGCATCGCGCAAGTGCCGGCAGAAAGCCAGCGCGCCAATTATTCCGCGCAGGCCGTCGACCATGCCGCGAAGGTTTTGCGGAGCGGCGGCGCGTCGACGCTGCTCTTGATGACCGGCAGCGCGCTGACCGAGCACGGGCTGGCGCTGGCCGCCCAGATCGCGGGCAAGACCGGTTGCAAGGTGATGGGCCAGACCTACAATCCGCGCATGGCGCGCGGCAGGGGCCGGTTCGCGATCGACCGCATTCCTTACGTGATCGAGCAGGCGCTGCCGATCCTGAAGGATTTTAGGAATATCGTACTGGTCGAGGCCAACGACCCGGTGGCGTTCTTCGCCTATCCGAACAAGCCGAGCATGCTCAAACCCCAGGGCTGCGAGGTTCATCGCATGACCACGGGCGCAGAAAATTCCGTCGCTGCGCTGGAGGCGTTGGCGGGTGCGCTTCACGCGCAGCCGGCCGACCGGCAGCCGCAAAAGATGGTCGAGATCGCCAAACCGACCGGCGCGCTGACGCACGCCTCGATCGCGCAGGCGATCGCGATGGCGATCCCGGAAAACGCCATCCTCGTCGATGAATCCATCACCACCGGTCGCGGCTTCTTTCCGCCGACCGCCGCCGCCGCCCCGCATGACTGGCTGCAGAACATGGGCGGCTCGATCGGCTTCTCGACGCCGGTCGCGACGGGTGCCGCGGTGGCATGCCCGGACCGCAAGGTGATCTGCATGGTCGGCGACGGCAGTGCGATGTACACGCTACAATCGCTGTGGACGCAGGCGCGCGAAGGCCTCAACGTCGTCACGATCGTATTCGCCAATAAGATCTACCAAATTCTTCGCGGCGAATTCGACGGCGTCGGCGCCGGCGAGCCAGGACAGCGCGCGCAAGACATGCTCAAGATCGACCGTCCCGATCTCGACTTCGTCGCCCTCGCCAAGGGCATGGGCGTACCGGGTCGCACGGTCGCCAATGTCGACGACTTCAACAAGGCGCTGGCGGAAGCTGTCGCCGAACCGGGGCCGCGGCTGATCGAAGTGCAGATGTAGAAGAGAACAATTCTTCGAAGTTTGAGATAGCCGGAACGCCGAATAAGATCGTCATTGCGAGGAGCGCAGCGACGAAGCAATCCATTCCTCCGCTTGTGGCACTATGGATTGCTTCGCTGCGCTCGCAATGACGGCATGTGTTTGTCGGAGGCCAGATGCAGACCGAACTGAACAAGGTCGTCACCGCACTTCACGAGTTTTATGCACGCGAAACTTTCCTGCTCGACAGGGACGTCGGCGAGCGCGCGCTGACGCACCGGCTCGCGGTGCAGTTCGAAACGCATTTCCCGGGCTGGGAGATCGACTGCGAATACGACCGGCTCGGCGACCGCACGCTGCGGCTGCCGCACGGATCCACCGTCTCGACCGACGATCACCTCGCCAAATCCATCTATCCCGACATCGTGGTGCACCAGCGCGCCATTCCCAACAATCTGCTCGCGGTCGAGGTGCGCAAATCGGCCAATCATCAGCCGCTCGAGCATGACCAGCACAAGCTGCGCGCACTGACCGATCCGCATTTGTGGTTCGCCTACTGGATCGGCGTGCTGCTGACGCTGGGCAAGACCCACGTCACAATGTCGGAGGTCTATACCAGCGGCGTTCTCGACCAGGCCCTGTCCGGCTGGTTCGCGCAGCGGCTGAAGGATGCAGGGCTAAGCGCAGGCTGAAGCCTGCAAACGGAGAACTTTGATGACGCTCACCTGATCAATCCTGGCCATCGCATTTGTCGCCGTCGCACAGCACGCTCTGGTGCAGCAGGCCGCGGCGCAAGCTCCCGCGCCCGACCTCGAAGCCATTCTGGCCCATCCCAAAATCGCCAAGTCGCTCGACGACATCAAGGCTGACGACGAGCGGACTTTTGCCGAGCAGAAGCGCATCACCGAAATCCCGGCGCCGCCGTTCAAGGAAAAAGTCCGTGCCGAATATTTTCAGAAGTGGATGCAGGAGCTCGGCTTCACGGATGCGTCGATCGATACCGAAGGCAATGTGATCGCGCTACGCAAGGGCAGCGGCGGCGGTCGGCCCAAGCTCGTGGTTTCCGCGCATCTCGACACGGTGTTTCCCGAAGGTACCGACGTCACGGTGAAGGAAAAGGACGGCGCGATCGTAGCGCCAGGCATCGGCGACGATTCACGCGGCCTTGCGGTGCTGCTGTCGTTGATCAAGGTGATGAACGAAAACGGGATCGCGACCGTCGGCGACATCCTGTTCGTCGGCACCGTCGGCGAGGAAGAGCTCGGCAATCTGCGCGGCGTGAAGGCGCTGTTCCGCGATCACACCGATATTGACGGCTTCATCTCGATCGACGGGCTCGGCATCACCCGCATCGTTAATCAGGGGACCGGCAGCCATCGCTACGAGTTCACCTTCAAGGGCCCCGGCGGGCACTCGTTCCAGGAATTCGGACTGCCGAGCGCGACGCATGCCATGGGCCGGGCGATCGCGAAAATTTCCGAGCTGCAGCCGCCGTCCGATCCGAAGACCACCTTTACCGTCGGCACGGTGACCGGCGGCACCTCGGTCAACGCCATCGCCGCCGAAGCGCGGATGGCCGTCGACATGCGCTCGAATTCGACCGAGGAACTGCTCAAGCTCGAGGCGCGGCTGCTCGAACTCGTGAAGGAAGCGGTGGCGGATGAGAACGCGCGCTGGAAGTCCGACAAGATGACGGTCGAGACAAAACTGATCGGCGACCGGCCGGCGGGCATTGTCGCGATGGATTCACCGATCGTCCAGGCGACCCAGCGCGCCGTCTCTGCAGTTACCAAGGGGCCACGGCCGACCTTTGCCGGCTCCTCCACCGATTCCAACATCGCGATGTCGCTGGGCATTCCGGCCGTCACCATCGGCGGCGGCGGCGAGGGCGGCAACTGGCACTCGC
This genomic window contains:
- a CDS encoding M48 family metallopeptidase, which encodes MPMSANPLLGGSVAYFDGTSSRRRMVTLRLADRLEINEGEQALAAWAYADIRRADSPAGMLRLSCLTAPALARLEVRDTELANELVSRCTKIDDHMIGRRGVAAIVGWSLAAAASIVAVVLFGLPLAADRLTPLVPEAFERRLGDVADSQVKTMFDAKVCDNAAGQKAFVKLVTALRESAGLDTSVQSGVLSSSVPNAFALPGGKVYLFNGLLAKAENADEIAGVLAHELGHLKHRDSMRGLIHDGGTSFLIGLLFGDITGSSALIFGSRTLVTSSHSREAENDADSFAIEVMHRLGRPAKPTGELLLRVTGKEGKGLSIISTHPLSEDRLARMSRQDPPASGPPLLTNEEWRSLKSICDGKT
- a CDS encoding LysR family transcriptional regulator translates to MKDLPRIQALRCFITVAREGTVSRAATLLHLTQPAVSLQLKGLEESTGLQLFNRTPGGFTLTEAGAALLPLAHRTVSASADFRTAADSLRESLRGTLRVGTILDPESIRLGPFVRSLATSSKKTEVFLRYGMAEDVLAQIGRGELDVGYYIDATPAEFLTSGMLSERAIDDGKFQFMALTRFDYRVIAPREWSSKVLGKVWADLADLPWIGTPHDSAQRRLLDDVFRPMGSSPKRVAFADQEETMIELVEGGNGLGLARDSVLDRVTSKRNFVIAEKVALTCDLGFV
- a CDS encoding DUF2927 domain-containing protein, with product MRTPRRFLYVRTLAAALSAAALGETLVACTAFADIPAIAQRQRAEKKIFTDSEIVEGFLKIAFGAEYHLAGRVDRIRKYDGPVRVFADGTRADRKAQLAKIVADIAAHVQHLDIAMAETSEDANVQVKLVRDRDLQRTIATFYGSERAREIRSSLDPQCLSGFRKNEKFEIEHSDVILTVDNGDFVFFDCAYEELLQSLGPINDTSTVPWTMFNDNVSMGYFDVYDQYLLNLLYDPRIKPGMTVQEVKPLLPDVLADVRTWVRKVNNLPQ
- a CDS encoding L,D-transpeptidase, encoding MLRAFALLFAAIAMLAGAGHAQAQNLFQPFFEDTRDIMGGGPGFFRPGMPSGSSPIPRTTVNFAGNFAPGTIYIDTAERRLYLVLGNGQAIRYGIGVGRDGFRWSGTHRITAKKEWPSWTPPVQMLRRRPDLPRHMVGGIDNPLGARAIYLGSTLYRIHGSNEPETIGQAVSSGCFRMTNEDVTDLYSRVRIGTPVIVRN
- a CDS encoding acetolactate synthase large subunit, with amino-acid sequence MNGAESLVRTLVAGGVDVCFTNPGTSEMHFVAALDRVERMRCVLGLFEGVVTGAADGYYRMKGTPASTLLHLGPGLANGLANLHNAKKANSGIVNIVGQHATYHIGYNAPLTSDIEGLARPMSSWVRTSPDAKSVAADGAAAIAAAKSSPPQIATLILPADTAWNDADGIAQVPAESQRANYSAQAVDHAAKVLRSGGASTLLLMTGSALTEHGLALAAQIAGKTGCKVMGQTYNPRMARGRGRFAIDRIPYVIEQALPILKDFRNIVLVEANDPVAFFAYPNKPSMLKPQGCEVHRMTTGAENSVAALEALAGALHAQPADRQPQKMVEIAKPTGALTHASIAQAIAMAIPENAILVDESITTGRGFFPPTAAAAPHDWLQNMGGSIGFSTPVATGAAVACPDRKVICMVGDGSAMYTLQSLWTQAREGLNVVTIVFANKIYQILRGEFDGVGAGEPGQRAQDMLKIDRPDLDFVALAKGMGVPGRTVANVDDFNKALAEAVAEPGPRLIEVQM
- a CDS encoding M20/M25/M40 family metallo-hydrolase; protein product: MQQAAAQAPAPDLEAILAHPKIAKSLDDIKADDERTFAEQKRITEIPAPPFKEKVRAEYFQKWMQELGFTDASIDTEGNVIALRKGSGGGRPKLVVSAHLDTVFPEGTDVTVKEKDGAIVAPGIGDDSRGLAVLLSLIKVMNENGIATVGDILFVGTVGEEELGNLRGVKALFRDHTDIDGFISIDGLGITRIVNQGTGSHRYEFTFKGPGGHSFQEFGLPSATHAMGRAIAKISELQPPSDPKTTFTVGTVTGGTSVNAIAAEARMAVDMRSNSTEELLKLEARLLELVKEAVADENARWKSDKMTVETKLIGDRPAGIVAMDSPIVQATQRAVSAVTKGPRPTFAGSSTDSNIAMSLGIPAVTIGGGGEGGNWHSRNEWYKPTNAWYGPQNALLTVLILTGLDGVTKPLAVRNAAK